In the genome of Bacteroidetes Order II. bacterium, one region contains:
- a CDS encoding patatin-like phospholipase family protein produces MNVQPKIGLALGGGGMKGLAHLGALSVLEKRGIKPDLVAGCSIGALVGVFYAAGMPVEEIRQVFMTQDLLELMSIRLDGKGLIDVDGLGDFLRFTLPYGRFEDLPTPFFAMCTDIEKGEEVVISSGQLAPAVLASTAVPGIFAPVQLEDRWLIDGGLFNNLPVQVLLDNGATQTIAVRLFNRNDWRVLGPQDTDDDRDGEVSWKEAIKHRLVRRTPLGLRVLERSLDLMIQQVEHLYLQLAPPDLLIEPDVHDISILGFTEDRDPIFERGVLAAERCFVDDQPKWLS; encoded by the coding sequence ATGAATGTACAACCCAAAATAGGATTGGCTCTTGGTGGGGGTGGGATGAAAGGTCTTGCTCATTTGGGCGCCCTTTCGGTATTGGAAAAGCGAGGAATAAAGCCAGACTTGGTGGCAGGGTGTAGCATCGGGGCATTGGTGGGGGTGTTTTATGCCGCTGGAATGCCCGTAGAAGAAATCCGGCAGGTTTTTATGACCCAAGACCTGCTGGAACTGATGAGCATTCGTTTAGACGGAAAAGGCTTGATTGATGTGGATGGTTTGGGAGATTTTTTACGGTTTACGCTCCCTTATGGCCGCTTCGAGGACTTGCCTACGCCGTTCTTTGCCATGTGTACAGACATCGAGAAGGGCGAGGAGGTAGTGATCAGTTCCGGACAACTGGCGCCGGCGGTGTTGGCATCTACTGCTGTCCCCGGTATCTTTGCCCCAGTACAACTTGAAGATCGTTGGCTGATTGATGGCGGCTTGTTTAATAACCTACCCGTTCAAGTCTTGCTCGATAACGGGGCCACCCAAACCATTGCTGTTCGGCTGTTTAACCGCAATGATTGGCGTGTATTAGGCCCACAAGATACAGACGACGACCGAGACGGAGAGGTTTCATGGAAAGAAGCCATCAAACACCGCCTCGTGCGCCGAACCCCACTGGGTTTACGTGTTTTGGAACGTTCCTTAGATTTAATGATTCAGCAAGTGGAGCATTTGTATTTACAACTCGCACCACCCGATTTATTGATCGAGCCAGATGTACATGATATCAGCATTCTGGGGTTTACCGAAGACCGTGACCCTATTTTTGAGCGGGGCGTTCTTGCTGCCGAACGCTGTTTTGTGGATGATCAGCCAAAGTGGTTAAGTTGA
- a CDS encoding carboxymuconolactone decarboxylase family protein, which produces MNRIEQFRLYRDRMNKRILEQGSHLGIKRVYNLDTNAYRDGALPSQTKELLGLVASMVLRCNDCIDYHLIQCVETGFTNEELEDAMNVALVVGGTIVIPHLRHAYETIDLLRAEGEQKMV; this is translated from the coding sequence ATGAATAGAATAGAACAGTTTCGATTGTACAGAGATCGGATGAATAAACGTATTTTGGAGCAAGGCTCGCATTTGGGCATCAAGCGTGTTTATAATTTAGACACCAATGCTTATCGGGACGGTGCGTTACCCAGTCAGACCAAAGAGTTACTGGGTTTGGTCGCCTCGATGGTCCTCCGTTGCAATGATTGTATTGACTACCATCTGATACAGTGTGTAGAAACGGGTTTTACCAATGAAGAACTGGAAGATGCCATGAATGTGGCGCTTGTGGTAGGTGGGACGATTGTGATCCCCCATCTCCGTCATGCGTATGAGACCATAGACCTGCTCCGTGCCGAGGGCGAGCAAAAAATGGTCTAA
- a CDS encoding polysaccharide deacetylase family protein — MELLNMHKTVWFMLWALFGLSACNPPQPPPTSSSSPPVRTEKPATGFTRIKKTIIRGNRSQKKMALIISADQFAEGGGIVREILAKHRVKASFFLTGRFYRDSTRHALILGLKEDGHYLGAHSDQHLEYGFGDSLIIGKQEMTLDLLENYKAMEKFGIQKATAPYFLPPYEWYDASVAQWTQELGLTLIGMTPGSRSNADYTTPEMPNYKSSDAIFESIKAYEQSDSDGFNGFIMLVHMGTAPARTDKFYKRLGELVTWLKKKEYQLVRIDELLGAKSPLPKPISTTEIPADIPLEANGKVPADYCPICRKLHRSS, encoded by the coding sequence ATGGAATTATTGAATATGCACAAAACGGTATGGTTTATGTTATGGGCTTTATTTGGCCTTTCAGCTTGTAACCCGCCTCAGCCACCGCCCACCTCTTCATCATCCCCGCCAGTTCGTACCGAAAAGCCCGCCACTGGTTTTACGCGCATCAAAAAGACCATCATTCGCGGAAATCGTAGCCAAAAAAAAATGGCTCTTATCATTTCGGCAGATCAGTTTGCAGAAGGCGGAGGTATTGTCCGCGAGATCCTTGCAAAACACCGCGTAAAAGCCTCTTTTTTCCTGACGGGGCGCTTTTATCGCGATTCCACACGACATGCGTTGATCTTGGGGCTTAAGGAAGACGGACATTACTTGGGTGCACACTCCGACCAGCACTTGGAATATGGTTTTGGCGATAGCCTGATTATTGGAAAACAAGAAATGACGTTGGACTTGTTGGAAAACTATAAAGCCATGGAGAAATTTGGGATTCAGAAAGCGACGGCTCCCTACTTTCTCCCCCCTTATGAATGGTATGATGCTTCTGTTGCCCAGTGGACGCAAGAACTTGGGCTGACACTCATTGGCATGACGCCTGGAAGTCGCTCAAATGCCGATTATACAACGCCGGAAATGCCCAATTACAAAAGCAGTGACGCCATTTTTGAAAGCATTAAGGCGTATGAACAATCGGATTCGGATGGCTTTAATGGCTTTATCATGCTGGTACACATGGGTACTGCTCCAGCAAGAACCGACAAATTTTATAAACGACTGGGCGAATTGGTGACGTGGCTCAAGAAAAAAGAATATCAATTGGTACGGATTGATGAGCTACTGGGGGCGAAATCGCCTTTGCCCAAGCCCATTAGTACCACCGAAATTCCCGCAGATATTCCATTGGAGGCCAATGGAAAAGTTCCAGCCGATTATTGCCCCATTTGTCGGAAATTACACCGCTCCAGTTGA
- a CDS encoding MGMT family protein, with the protein MPTSDFYERVYAVARQVPFGNVTTYGHIARYLGTGQSARAVGWALNQCPPDVPAHRVVNRFGGLSGALHFGGPFVMEDRLRSEGIHFTAEGLVLMARHLWDPTMHLDPPTLTHLSNKTDE; encoded by the coding sequence ATGCCCACTTCCGATTTTTACGAACGGGTTTATGCCGTGGCACGCCAAGTGCCCTTTGGCAATGTTACCACCTATGGCCACATCGCCCGGTATTTGGGTACGGGACAATCCGCAAGGGCGGTAGGGTGGGCCTTAAACCAATGTCCGCCTGATGTTCCGGCACACCGGGTGGTGAACCGTTTTGGCGGTTTGTCTGGCGCGCTTCATTTTGGCGGCCCTTTTGTTATGGAAGATCGCCTCAGGTCAGAAGGCATACATTTTACAGCAGAAGGATTGGTTTTAATGGCGCGACACCTTTGGGATCCAACCATGCACTTGGATCCACCTACCCTCACTCATTTATCAAATAAAACCGATGAATAG